The region TGGACAGGCCATGGATCCCGGGCTCGAGCGGCTCGTGCCGCACGGGGTGGTTTCCGAGGTAGAAGGCCTGGGCGAGATCGCAGTGGATGAGGTTGAACGGGTTCATCGCCTCGATCTCCTCGGGTGCACGCCCGGCAAGCAGGTCGGTGACCAGCCTGCCGCGGCTCGGGCGGCCCGGCTGGCTGCCTTCGGGCACGCGAAAATTGGTGACGAGCGCGAAGCGGCCGTTCTCGCTCACGCCAAGCCAGGTGCCGCCTCCGACGAGGTCGCGACCCGCGATCATCGGCTCGGCCTCTTCCCATCGCGCGAGCGGGGCGCTGGCGCGCGCGTGGAATTCGTCCCGGTTTCCGGCGACGACCAGCGGCCAGTCGCGATCGGCATGCCAGGCCACGGCGGCTACGCACATCGTCAGTACCCGCGCATGTTCAGATGAGGCCCCGGGCGCGCAGCGAGACATGGCCCTCGCGCGCGATCACGACGTGATCGTGCACGGTGACGCCGAGCAGGCGCCCGGCTTCCGCGATGCGGTTGGTGATCTCGATGTCGGCACGGCTGGGTTCGGGTGAACCCGAAGGGTGGTTGTGGACCATGATCAACGCGCTCGCACCCAGGTCGAGTGCCCGGCGAATCACTTCGCGCGGGTGAACGGCGGCCTCGTCGATCGAACCTTCGCCGACAAGATCGTCGAGGATCAGCATGTTCTTGGTATTGAGATAGAGTACGCGCACGCGTTCGACGGTGAGGTGCGCCATATCGATCGTGAGATAGTCGATCAGCGCCTGCCACGAGCTGATTACCGGTCTCTCGCCGATGCGCTGGCTGGCAAGTCGGGTCGCGGCGACAGTGACGATGGTGAGCGCTGCGGCGCTGGCTTCGCCCATGCCGGGGTGGGCGGCAAGCGTGCGCGGATCGGCCTGCAGCACTCCGGCGAGCGAGCCGAAGCGCTGGATCAGGCTGCGCGCCAGCGGTTTCATGTCGCGCCGGGGAACGGCCTGCATGAGCAGGAGTTCAATCACCTCGTGATCGGCCAGAGCATCCCGACCGCCGGTAAGAAGGCGCTTGCGCAGGCGTGCGCGATGGCCGCTCGGGTCATTGCCGCAGGCCTCGCCGCCGCGCGTCTCGCGCGGGCCTTTTTCGGCCCCGGTTACGGGCCGTTCATCGAAGAGCGGGCTGTCCTCAGGCATTGTGCTGACAACAATTGCCTTTCCGGCACGCACAGCGCAAGTGATGGAGCGAATGGCGCTCGATAACGATCTTGATAACGGCCGGAGCGATGACGGCGAACCGGTGTCCGGCGATTCGGGTGCGGCGGACGATGCGCAGCGGCCCTCGGGCGGGCGCAGGCGCCGCCGCCGCGCGGCATTGCTTGGCGGCGGGGTCGTGCTTGTCGCGCTCGCGGGCGCATGGGCCTTGCGCGAGAACATCGCCGACAACGTCATCGCCGGGCAGCTGGACAAGCTGGGCCTTCCCGCCACTTACGAGATCGTGCGTATCTCGCCGGATGAGCAGGTCGTGCGCAATGTCGTCATCGGCGATCCCGCGCGGCCCGATGCGACCATCGAGGAACTGCACGTCGTCACCCGCCTCACATGGG is a window of Novosphingobium aureum DNA encoding:
- a CDS encoding NRDE family protein → MCVAAVAWHADRDWPLVVAGNRDEFHARASAPLARWEEAEPMIAGRDLVGGGTWLGVSENGRFALVTNFRVPEGSQPGRPSRGRLVTDLLAGRAPEEIEAMNPFNLIHCDLAQAFYLGNHPVRHEPLEPGIHGLSNGGFDVPWPKTRRVEIALARFIAGKCQDESALFASLRDASAPPAAVGIAGPEAHLAPVFIEDETYGTRCSSLVMVDRNGHGRIVERSFSPQGEESQWREFRFEWR
- the radC gene encoding RadC family protein: MPEDSPLFDERPVTGAEKGPRETRGGEACGNDPSGHRARLRKRLLTGGRDALADHEVIELLLMQAVPRRDMKPLARSLIQRFGSLAGVLQADPRTLAAHPGMGEASAAALTIVTVAATRLASQRIGERPVISSWQALIDYLTIDMAHLTVERVRVLYLNTKNMLILDDLVGEGSIDEAAVHPREVIRRALDLGASALIMVHNHPSGSPEPSRADIEITNRIAEAGRLLGVTVHDHVVIAREGHVSLRARGLI